TCAGCTATGACGGGGAACCGATTTCCAAAGGGCAGATCGTATTCATGCCTGCCGATGGTAAAGGGACTCCCGAAGGCGGTGAAATTGTGGACGGGAAGTATACGGTGAAGGCTATTTCACCCGGCAAGAAAATCGTGCAGATCTCCGCAGCCAAGGAATCGGCCGCCCCGGTTCACAACCTGGAAGATATGGTCGGCAAAGGGAAGAACACGACGAAAATTTCAACGGCCCCCGTTATCCCCGCCCATGCGGAAGGCAATAATGCCACAATCGAGATTCTTCCCGGCAACAACACCCAGAGTTTCGATTTGAAAAAACCGACCAAACCCGCGGGAAAGGCGAGGTAGCTTTTCAAGTTGCAAAAGCCGGCACCACTTTTCACAAACCTTTCAACAGCAATATCTTGCGTGGCATCAGGAAAAGTATCACAACCGGGGAATTATTAAAATGTTCCCCGCTTCACTGGCCACTGAGGCTAAAAGCGCTTTGATCGAGGTAAAGCGGGCTTTGTCTGCCTCGTAGTCGTGAGCATTCAACTCGGGAATGACCACATTCCCCAGTATGCGAGAATCGATCCGAATCTGCACGGATAGTCCCAGTTCCTTGAGAATCAGAACGGGAATTCGGACAATACCCACTTCATGTTGTCGATCGACGTCAATCAATTTCAGTATCTCGGTTGGAGAGCTTAAACACGCGGCTCTATACAGACTGATCCCCTCAATATCAACATCCCGCCCTTTCGTTCGGGGCTCAAAGGCGTTAGGCGAGATAACAGGGATTTTTTCAGTCCGAAATCTCTCGATTCGCACTCTTCGCAGGAGCCATTCATCATCTGAGATTGGGGCGTTCTCGGGCTTCATTTCGATGGGCGGCTACGACCAGTAAGATGCAATCTAAAGTGGGAGGGCAATTTTCTTGGCTCTTCCGTTTCTAGGTGTAGCATTCAGAGAAATACTTCTGGATCTGGTTGACGAAGCCGCGAATCTCCGCAACGGTCGGCCCTAATTTTTTCGCAGCCCAATTCACGTCCAGGAGTATTCTCGTCCAGAGCGTAGTTAGACTCTGAATTCCATAACTCCGACGTAGCACTACCCGAATCTTGGTATTGAGACCTTCCACCGGGCCGCTGCTTTTGCGTTCCTCGAAGTAGGCTAAGATCCCCTCCCAGTTATTCTTGAGCATCGTGATGAACGGCTCCCAATCCATCTCGGTCTCGCGGGCCTGGACGATCCAATCTTCCAACAGTCGCGAGGCTTCGGCTCGGTTGGGGGCACTATCGAAGATCTTGGTCGCCTCCCAACGCAGATGGTAGATCGTTCCCAACGAAGGCACCTTCTCGAACAAATCCTCGAGGGCCTGGACCTGCTCCGGATTCAAATCCTCGGGACGACGCCGGAAGTCGTGCATCTGAGAACGCAGCTTCTTGCGGGCTTCCCCGCTCAAACTTCGCTTGTAGGCTCGATAGTTTTTTTTCGCAGATCGTCCGCCACCTCACCCAATTTCTTGGCGACGTGAAAGCGATCTATCACCGACTGGCTGTTGGGTAAATGCACGCCGCAAGCCTTCAAATACGCCGCGCTCATGTCCGTATGATGCCAACGCACCGCCGACCGTTGCTGGGCCGACAAACGCTCCAAACACGCTCGCCCCGCTGCTTCGTCGCGACCCTTGGACAGAGCCAGAATCTCCGGACGCTCCCCATTCGTCAGGTCCGTCAATATTGTCGCATATCCCTTATGCCCCTTACGCAGGCTGATCTCATCCAGACCCAAACGCTCGATCTTCCGCTGGGGATCGATCTGCTTCGCCTTGGCGTCCTCTATCCGGTTCTTGACGATTCGCTCCACCGTCTCCGCGGCAATCCCCAAACGCACCGCCACGTCTTCGGCTGTGCTCCCGATCAGACTGACCAGCACCTGCTCCTCGAAGCGAAACGTATATTTCACATCCCGACGCTTGAACGGCGGCAACAGCGATTGACGGTGACCGCACGACGGGCAGCGGTGATACACCTCCTGGTACACGAAAAAGCTCGGCTTACCCCACAAATCCAGATCGCGGATGCTCAGAAACTTGTTCTTCTCCACCAATTGAAGCCGAGACTCTCGCTGGCAAGTCTCGCAACAAAGATTGTCGGGCAACTCCCAACTCACGTGAAAGGCGTGGCCACCGTCGACGCGTTCGTATTCGCCAACGCTCACTCCGGCAGGGACGTCCATGTCTATGGCAATGGTAGTCGTCGTCATCGGCTCTTCCGTGATCCAGGTAAAGGGTACTCTAAATTGCAATCTATCCCAAAATGACCGATTCGCCGAGAGTTGCGCCTAAAAACGGAAGAACCATTTTCTTGGCTTCGGTCGTATTCGAACCTTTGTGGAAAATTCGGCATTCCGCCTCATTTGGGGAAACGACTTCGATCTCCCGATATTCCTGCGGCGCATGCCATTCGAAATAGATCGTCGAATTGACGCTGGGGTGAACTCGATCAGGAGCCAATTCCCCAATCGCTTGCAGTTTTTGGGTGAGACGGATCGCACCTTCAACTAATGCTGAAGCAGGCGCCAATGTTCCTTCGCCATCCCAATCATCCTGAAGGCCGAAAAGTAAAGCCACCTGATCCTGAATTGCTTTCCAATCCGAGTTAAATTTGGACGCCTCTGGCACCTCGGCATCATTCCCGGGTCGGGAAAAATTTGAAGCGCCTGAAGTCGTGAGATTTAAAGTGCCCATTTACAAAGGCCTTTCAAGACGGATTTTCATTCTTACTATCATCTTGCCTAAAAAGACTCTGCAACTCAAGCCAGATATTGCACGGAAAGAGACCCGGAGGGAACAAAATTCAGGAACTGCCGAATGCGAGAACGTCTATGTCCATGAACAACCTCTCCACTTCTACCTAGTGCTCCGAACACCTTCCTGCTAATTTGCAATTAGAGGCCCACGCCGCAGAGGAGAAAACTTGTCATGAAATCCACCGTAGAAGAAATCCGACGACGCTTCGACTTGGATGTCGACCGCTTTTCCAACCTGGAGACCGGCCAATCCGCCACCATTGACGCCCCGCTTGCCATGGAACTCGTCGCCAGCGCGGCCGCAGCTGCCACGCCGAACGCCCGACACATCCTCGATGTAGGCTGTGGAGCCGGCAATTACACTTTGAAGGTTCTGCAATTGCTGCCCGAAATGGATGTCACGCTGATCGACCTCAGCCAGCCCATGCTGGAACGAGCCCGGGAACGGGTCAGCCGGGCGACCAGTGGCCGGATCAATTCGATTCAGGGGGACATTCGGGAAACCCAACTACACGATACCAAGTACGACATCATCATTGCCGCCGCCGTGCTGCATCACTTGCGAACGGACGGAGAATGGCACGAAGTTTTCTCGACCTTCTATCGCATTCTCCGGCCCGGCGGCTCGATCTGGATTTTCGACCTCATTGAGAGTTCGATTCCATCCGTGCAGCCGATCTTCTGGAAGAAATATGGAGATTATCTCACTCAATTGAAGAATGAGATTTATCGCGACCACGTCTTCGATTACATCGCGAAGGAAGACACACCTAAACCATTGATGTACCAACTCGATTTATTGAGGAACGTAGGGTTTTCGCAGGTAGAAATCCTTCACAAAAATCTCTGCTTCGCGGCGTTTGGAGCCATGAAAAGTTAAAGTTTCTGCCTCGCGCAAATTGACGTTTCGACAAATCGCATCGGCGCAGGACGCTTTCGACTGGAGAAATTCTTGGCGATTTTATTTTTTCCGATCTAGTGAAAATCCGATGGATCTGTTATCGAATTGACATGTGATCGTGGAAGTATCGAGAATCGGAGCAGATGGATGACCGCAGCTTACCGGGGCAATGGCTGTGTAGATAATTTGCAGAATCTGCGGGAGTTAGAGAATCCCGCTCCTTTGTCCACCATGAACGCAAATCTCAAAGGAAAGACGACTTCCGTCAGTTATTTTCGGCGTCTGGTCATCGACCTGATGCACTTCAGCAAGAAAATTCCCAGCGTGACTCTTGAACGCCGGATGGAACTAGGCAAGTTGATGGCCGCGCGCAAGGCCTGTTCGCAATCGCCGACCTGGTCCTCGATCTTCACGAAAGCGTATGCCATCGTCTCTGCCCGGCACGAAGTTTTGCGAACCGCTTATTTAACCTTTCCCTGGACGCGGTTTTATACGCACCCCAAGACCGTCGCGACGCTGGCCGTGGATCGGCAGCTGGATAACGAGAGAATCGTCATTTACGCCCACGTGGAAGACGCGGAAAAGAAGAGCCTGAAGGAACTCGATGCCATCATCGAAGAGCATCGCACGACACCAGTGAAAGAGATCTCTTCCTATCGCGTCTCCGTTCGACTGAGCCGGGTGCCCTGGCCGTTCCGAATGCTGGTTTGGATCTGGGGCCTGAATATGTACGGTTCCAGCCGCTGCAAGTATTTCGGTACGTTCGGGATGTCATCGGTCGGCTGCCACGGCGCGGGAATTTTGCACCTGATTCCATTGCTGACTTCCACGCTTCATTACGGCATGTTCCAGCCTTCCGGGGCTTTGGACATGCGGTTGTCCTTCGATCATCGCGTCATGGATGCCTCCACCGGCGCAATGGTGCTGGCCGAAATGGAAGAAGTGTTAATCAAACAGATTCTTCCAGAGTGCTTGGAGCAGACGCAGCTATCGGTCGCCGCCTGATACCGCTTTCGAGCGTTGGGGAGAACTTTGGCCAAACATCATTTTTTGAATTACGAGAAGAAGACGCAACCGCTACTGAGCCGTCCTGAGTTCGCCCGGCGCGTCTTCCGCAATTTCGCCGCTTCCTCGCTCCTTATCGGCCTTTCTCTATTTGGCGGCATGCTCGGCTACCGCTGGCTGGAAGGCCTCGAGTGGATTGACGCCTTCGAGAACGCTTCCATGATTCTTTCCGGCATGGGCCCCGTCGCCACCATGCAAACCTGGGGTGGCAAGCTCTTCGCGGGCCTTTATGCCTTGTACAGTGGGCTAGCCTTAATCATGGCCGCGGGACTTCTCTTCGCTCCCATCGTGCACCGGTTATTGCATCGCTTTCACATCGAGGACGAGGGGGGATGAGTTTAGGGGATATCTTCCCAATCAATTTTCGGTAATCCAACCAGTTCGCGGCCATAATCCACGCAGGCTCTGCTAATCGCCGTATGAGCGAACCTCTTGGATTCAAATTGAAAGATTTGGAAACCCTTTGGCATGCCAAATTTAATATGTCGTAGGATTTCCTCAGGAAGAAAGTGAAGATCAATTTTATAGCTCAGTTCGTACTGGATGCTGGAACGAGGGATTATTTGCGGCAACTCTGGAAACTCCTTATCCGCGTTAGTGAGGATTACCTCAGTGATAGGATGATACGAAAAAAGAAATTGAACCGCGATCAGAAAATCAGTCAAGGTACCACAAAACCTTGTTGCTTTACCGTTCGCTGGGAGTTTGAACAACCCATCAAGGTTAAGATCAGAAGTATTCGACGTGTTGTCAGAAAATCTCTCCAATTCGTCCAAATTGAACTCGATCAGAAGCTGCCCGCTCGCTCGCAATTCGTCGGCCTGCGCAACATGTCCTTGCTCTTCCAGCCAATCAGCGTAAATCGATCGCAAAGTCGAATCGAACGGATGTTCGCATATCCGGCGAAGGAAGATAGAAGAAATGTCGTCAAAAAATTCCGCTCTCACGCCCCCCTCCTTCTAGTTCCATAATACTATTTCCGTCGATCAGAAGTAGCGATGGGGCTCTAATTTAGTACTTGCTTCTGCTCTAAAGTATCCGCATTGGTCCCTTCCCAACAATGCAGTTATTCAACTCCCTCCCTATAATCACTCTCCAGAATTGTTTTCGTTTTTTTGAGACCTGCATGACGCTACTGCTAACGGCCCGGGAGATTTCCAAGAGCTACGCCCACAAGTCGCTCTTCACTCACCTCAACATCGATCTGCGCGCCGGGGAAAAGATCGGACTCATCGGCCCCAACGGAGCCGGGAAATCGACCCTGCTCAAGATCCTCGCGGGCCTGGAAACGGCCGATGAGGGCGAACGAACCCTCCGTCGGGGGTCTCGTGTTGGCTACCTCGCCCAGGACGATGTTTTCCCCCCCAACCAGACCTGCGAAGAAGTGGTGATCGCTGGCCTGGCCAACGATAATCTCGAAGAACACGAAAAAAGCACCCGGGCAGCCATCGCTCTTACGCAAGTTGGTTTCGCCGACACAGAACAAAAAGCGGAAACTCTCTCCGGCGGCTGGCGTAAACGGCTCTCCATGGCTCGCGAACTGGCCCGCCAACCCGATTTCCTGCTCATGGACGAACCGACCAACCACCTCGATCTGCCGGGGGTAATCTGGCTCGAAAAATTGCTCCGTTCAGCCTCCTTCGGCTATCTGGCCGCCACACACGACCGGGCTTTTCTGCGAGCCATTGCCGATGAGGTGATTGAAATCAATCGCAGCTATCCAGAAGGCGTTTTCCGGGTTGCAGGCTGCTACGACGATTTCGCCGAAAAAAAAGAAGCTTTTCTGGAAGCCCAGGAAAAGTTCCGCGACGCCGTAGCCAATCAAGTCCGCCGGGAAACCGACTGGCTCGGCCACAAAGCCCGGGCCCGGACTCGCAAAGCCAGCTCCCGAATTCAAGCAGCGGCCGACCGACGCGAACAACTCTCGGAACTCAACTATCGGACGGCCTCCCAACAATCGGCGGGTATCGATTTTGCCGCGACCGGCCGACAGACCAAAAAACTGCTGACCGCTACCGGAATATCCAAATCCCTGGGTGGGAAAAAGCTTTTCTCAAATTTGGATGTGATGTTGATTCCTGGTATGAAACTGGGACTCCTTGGGGCCAACGGCAGCGGCAAAAGCACGATCTTGAAGATCATTGCCGGGCAAATGGAATCGGATACCGGCACCGTGGTTCGGGCCGAAGGTCTTAGAACAGAAGTTTTTGAGCAAGGCCGATCTTCCCTCGATCTTTCCCTTTCTCTACGAAAGTCACTCACTCCGAACAGCGACACCGTGATGTTTCGCGATCAGCCGGTGCATGTGGCGAGTTGGGCCCGACGGTTTTTGTTTTCCCCCGAACAGTTGGAACTGGAATTGAGTGCCTTTTCCGGCGGCGAGCAAGCCCGAGTCCGGCTGGCTCAGTTGATGCTCCGGCCCGCCGATATTCTGCTCCTGGATGAACCGACGAACGATCTCGATATCCCTGCACTGGAGATGCTCGAGGAAAATCTCGAAGAATTTCCGGGGGCGTTGGTCATGGTCAGCCACGACCGGGATCTGCTCGACCGGATCTGCACGGAAGTGATCGGCCTGGATGGCCTGGGTAACGCGGCTGCCTACGGCAGTGTCGATCAATGGCTGAAAGTTTATGAAAAAGCCCAATCTGCGATAAAAACGGAAGCAAACAAGGCGGCCAGCAAGGCTGCAAGTAGCTCCTCTTCGAGCAAAAGCAAAAAGCTGAGCTACAAGGAACAGCAGGAATTCGACGGTATTGAAGCGAAGATTCTGCAAGCGGAGCAGAATGTCGCCGTTCGCGAGGCCGAGGTGGAGAAAGCCTCCAATTCCGGCCATGCCGTATTGAATGACGCCTGCAAGCAATTGGAAGAAGCCCAACGAGCAGTGGAAAAGCTTTATGCCCGCTGGTCGGAGCTGGAAGCGAAGAAAAACTCGGGCTGATGGGTTTGATGTTTTTTAGAAGTTTTTAGAAGTCATATAACCGCAGAGCACGCCGAGGGCGCAGAGAATAACCGTTAGAGATTTTTTTTTCACCACAGAGTACACCGAGAGCACTGAGAGTAACTTCTCTTCGTTATATATTTGCTGCGTGATCAGCCGCTTCTCTGTTGAAAATGCTCTGCATTTTCAACGACTTACAAGAACTATCCCCCAGCCACAGAATCCCCTCCGTGTTCTCCGTGCCCTCTGTGGTTAAAATCCTTCAATCACAACAACGTTAGAGACACGCATCGAAACCGGAACCACTCCCCCCTCCGTCCACTTTTTTCCTTCTCACCTCTGCGAACTCTGCGGCTTCAGTCTTTCTCAAAACTTTTACCACCGAGAGCACAGAGAGCACAGAGAGCACAGAGAGTCGCCTCGTTCCGCGGCCAGGCTTCCCACACTCTCAATGCCCTCTGTTGAAAATGCTCTGCATTTTCAACGACTTACAAGAACTATTCCCCAATCACAGAATCCCCTCCGTGTTCTCCGTGCCCTCTGTGGTTAAAATCCTTCAATCACAACAACGTTAGAGACACGCATCGAAACCGGAACCACTCCCCCCTCCGTCCACTTTTTTCCTTCTCACCTCTGCGAACTCTGCGAACTCTGCGGTTTCAGTCTTTCTCAAAACTTTTACCACCGAGAGCACAGAGAGTCGCCTCGTTTCGCGGCCGTGCTTCCCACACTCTCAATGCCCTCTGATGAAAATGCTCTGCATTTTCAACGACTTACAAAATCTATTCCCCAGCCACAGAACCCCTCACTGCTCTCGGTGCCCTCTGTGGTTAAAATCCTTCAATCCCAACAACGTTAGAGAAACGCATCGAAACCGGCGCCACTCCCCCCTCCGTCCACTTTTTTCCTTCTCACCTCTGCGAACTCTGCGAACTCTGCGGTTTCAGTCTTTCTCAAAACTTTTACCACCGAGAACACAGAGAGCACAGAGAGTCGCCTCGCTTCGCGGCCATGCGTCCCACACTCTCAATGCCCTCTGTTGAAAATGCTCTGCATTTTCAACGACTTACAAAATCTATTCCCCAATCACAGAATCCCCTCCGTGTTCTCCGTGCCCTCTGTGGTTAAAATCCTTCAATCCCAACAACGTTAGAGAAACGCATCGAAACCGGAACCACTCCCCCCTCCGTCCACTTTTTTCCTTCTCACCTCTGCGAACTCTGCGAACTCTGCGGTTTCAGTCTTTCTCAAAACTTTTACCACCGAGAACACCGAGAGCACAGAGAGTCGCCTCGTTTCGCGGCCGTGCTTCCCACACTCTCAATGCCCTCTGTTGAAAATGCTCTGCATTTTCAACGACTTACAAAATCTATTCCCCAGCCACAGAACCCCTCACTGCTCTCGGTGCCCTCTGTGGTTAAAATCCTTCAATCCCAACAACGTTAGAGAAACGCATCGAAACCGGAACCAGTCCCCGGCGGATCGTCTTCTTCCTGCACTCCCAACGACCTCCGTGGTATCCGATTTGAGAAATACAGTTAACCGCCTTAAGTTCTCCTCTTTCTGTCTGCCTTTTGCTAACGAAGTTCCGTAAATTCTCAAAGGGGGCCGATTCCCGGAATTTATCTTGTATTCCTCGCCAAGAAAGGTCTGAAATGCTAGTTTATCGTCGGTTAGCTCTACCCGTACTCTGCTTATGGGGGTTGTTCGCTTCCACCAGCAAACTCCCAGCACAAGAAGCCGCCAAAACTGGCCCCTTTTCCATCGACCGAATCAAAACCGATGTGAAATATCTCTCCAGCGATCTCCTCCAGGGTCGCGGCGTCGGCACTCGCGGCGAAGAACTGGCCACCGATTATATTGCTGAGCAGTTCAAGAAGGCCGGCTTGAAGCCCATGGTTGGCAAAGCGTCCTATTTCCAGCCGGTGCCATTAGTTACCGTCACAACCACACCCACAACGACTCTCAGCTTCAGCAAGGGAAACGATATTACTCTGCTGAAGCTCGAGGACGAATTTGCTGGGATGAGTTACAGCCAGAAAGATGAAGATTTCGAAGCCGAAGCTATTTTCGTCGGGCATGGGATTACTGCCCCGGAATTCGACTGGGATGATTACAAGGATGTCGATGTAAAAGGCAAAGTAGTGGTGCTGTTCACCAACGAACCACCTTCGGACGATCCCAAATTCTTCGCCGGCAAAGCCCTCACCTACTATGGCCGGTGGACTTACAAATACGAGGAAGCCACCCGCCGTGGTGCCAAAGCCGCCCTGATTATTCACACGGCCGAAACCGCCGGTTACCCTTATGGCGTGGTGAAGAAACTGACCGGCGCCCAGATCCAGCACGAAGAAAATGCACCCGCCCTGGCCTTTGCCGGTTGGCTATCCTCGACTGCAGGCGACAAAGTTCTGGGTAGCATTGGCCTGAATGTCGACACGGCCTTGAAACAGGCCAATACCAAAGGTTTCAAAGCGAAAAGCCTGGGGATCACGGTCAAGGGACACATCGCCAGCACCGTCAAGAAGGTCTCTTCCAAAAACGTGGTGGGTCTTGTCGAAGGCAGCGATCCCGAACTGAAATCGGAGATCGTTCTATTCACGGCCCACTGGGATCATCTCGGTGTGGGCAAATCCTCGGTCGGCGGCGAAGCGATCTTCAACGGAGCACTGGATAACGCTTCGGGTTGTGGCATCCTCATCGAAATGGCCCGTACCTGGGCCTCCCTGAATCCCAAACCGAAACGCTCGGCCCTGTTCCTGGCGACGACGGCCGAGGAAAGCGGATTGCTCGGGGCTTTATACTACTCCCAACATCCGCTTATTCCTCTGGGCCGCACGGCCATGAACTTCAATTTCGACACAGTCTCCCCTATTGGGGAACCCGAATCGATTGTGCTCAGCGGCGCGGAAAGAACCACCAGCTGGTCGATCCTGCAAAATATCGCTGCTAAGCACCATCTGGAAATCGAACCCGACAAGCGCAGCCATCTGGGCTACTATTACCGGTCGGATCACTTCGCCATGGCTCGAGGGGGCGTACCGGCTTTCTCCGTGGGTCGTGGGGAGAAAATTAAAGGTAAGCCAGCCGATTTCGCCAAGAAAGCCAGTGAAGATTTCATTGCGAACATTTATCACAGCCCGAACGACAAATACAAAGAAGAGTGGGATTTCACCGGCTACCCGGTGCTGATGGGATTCGCTTTGGATGCCGCGAAGGAAATTGCCAACGCCAAGTCGATGCCGACCTGGAATCCGGGAGATGAGTTCCTGGAGGCTCGAATCAAGAGCGGCGTCAAATAATCAGGAACCGAGGAAAGGCACTGGCAACAGGAAGGCGTGTTGTTCGTAGAGCGTAACAACACCATTCCAGCTGGTGTATTGCGAGAAGAAAACGACGAGAACGTAAACTCCAGCAATCGGTAAAAGCGGAATCCGCCCCGTCCAGCGGAAGAACCAGTGCCGGGGTTGCGTTCGCCGATTGGCCAATCCCACCGCCCAACCCATGAAAAGCCTGGCCGGGAAGATGAAGAGCATGAAGATCAACGCCGGGAGCCAGCGGGTCTCACGCGGCAAGGCTTCCACTTTTAACAAATAAAGCGGCAACGCGAACAACAGGGTTAGAAAAAACGCCAAGGTGAAGGCCCACGGGGCGTTTCGATACGTTCGTCTAACGGCCCGCAATTCAAACATCGCACTAAAGCGATTTTCTGAGGCCAGCCGCAATTGCAACAGGGGCAGATAGAGAATCACCAAGGCAAGTAACAACCCACCGACGACTCCGACAAAAGGAGCCGCTTTGAAATGGGCATGTCCCATGGCCAGCAGCGTGACCGGTATAAACAGCCAGACGAAGGCTCCGGCAAAGCCGCGCAGTCCCAGCCAGAAAAAGTACGGCAGTCGGAGCGAAATGACAAAGTCCCAAGTGGCGTCACGTGCCCGGGCGTAGCTATCCCCCCGGCGAAGTTCTCGCATCACCGAGAGGAAATTGAACGGCCAAAGAAAGTAACGCAGTTTGCCGCCGCGAGCAATGGCCATGGCGATGTGAACAGCGGTTAAGGCCGCGAGAAGATACACACCCATCCGCCAATCGGCTGCTTTACGACTCCCCGGATTGATAATCTCGGCACTAATCGCAATATCGCTCAAAAACCGGATCGGTAGCACCAGTAGCCAGCTAGCCGCTACCGCAATCCCCAAACGACTGGCCAGACGAATACCGATAAAGCCATCGCGAATCCGGCCGCTACGACTGATGCGGGCCGCCGATTCAAGCATGTATCCGAGGCTCAAAAATTGCAGAATGGGAATCGCTGCCAGAAAGGCCAAGGCCACCAGCATGGAAACGAGGCCAAAAATCCACTGCACCCCATGGACGAATACCTTCAGAACCGAGCTAGGTGGGGAAGATTTTTTTTCGATAGGGTCTTCGAGAGTGACTTCCGGGGGCGAATCGAGCCAGACCATTCGAGAATCCAGCACAGGCGGCCGAGTGCCCGCAACGGAGGATTCAGGAATCGGTGGTCGGCTTTGCATGAAAAATATTACCTTCGCTCCCGGCCGAGGTTTCAGAAAAACTAAATTCCGCGGAACGAAACCGGAAGAGATTTTCAATGGTAGTATACTTTCAGACAACTCTGGGGAGGTGTTCCCGATGTGGCTGAAGAATCTGTTATTTCTGGGCTTACTGGCGGGCGGCGGACTGACGCTGGCCGCTAATCTGCTGCCGCCCCGGCATGGCAAAGCGCTATCGAACTATCATCCGGAAGCCTATAAGACAGCCGATTTTCAAAATACCGTTCACAACGTAGACGGTTCGTTTCGCAAGTTATGGGAAGCGGAGAAAATTCAACCGACTACTCCCGCGACCAATCTCGCTATCGCCCGCCGTTTATCCCTCGGCCTGATGGGAACCCTTCCTTCCCTCGAAGAAATTCGCCAGTTCGAATCTCTGCCAACCGAAGAGCAGATTCCCTGGTGGATCGACCATATCCTGCAGGATCGCCGCTATGCCGACTATTTTGCGGAACGGTTGACCCGGGCGGTGGTCGGCACGGAGGATGGGCCTTTCATTTTCTTTCGCCGTCGCAAATTCGTCTCCTGGCTCGCCGATGAGGTTTTTCAAAATCGCCCGTACGATCAAATCGTTCGGCAGTTGATCGCCAGCGAAGGCATCTGGACCGACAAACCAGCCACCAACTTCATCAGCGTCACCATTGAGCCGGAAAAACAGAATCAGCCGAACCCGGTGCGAATCGCCGGCCGAGTGACCCGCGCTTTCCTGGGAATTCGACTCGATTGTGCCCAGTGCCATAACCATCCTTTCGCCGAATGGAAACAGGCCGATTTTGAGGGCTTTGCCGCCTTCTTCGGCCAGACCCATGTGAGTCTGCGCGGCATTACCGATGGAACGGGTGATTACGAAGTCGAAGATATGAAGACGCAAGCTAAGCGGATGGTGGCTCCAAGGGTTGCGTTCTCGCCGGAACTTTTACCGAACGAAGGAACCTTACGGGAACGGTTAGCCACCTGGATAACGCATCGCAAAAATCCTTATTTCGCCAAGGCCGCCGTGAATCGAGTC
The genomic region above belongs to Telmatocola sphagniphila and contains:
- a CDS encoding transposase — translated: MSGEARKKLRSQMHDFRRRPEDLNPEQVQALEDLFEKVPSLGTIYHLRWEATKIFDSAPNRAEASRLLEDWIVQARETEMDWEPFITMLKNNWEGILAYFEERKSSGPVEGLNTKIRVVLRRSYGIQSLTTLWTRILLDVNWAAKKLGPTVAEIRGFVNQIQKYFSECYT
- a CDS encoding transposase, translated to MTTTTIAIDMDVPAGVSVGEYERVDGGHAFHVSWELPDNLCCETCQRESRLQLVEKNKFLSIRDLDLWGKPSFFVYQEVYHRCPSCGHRQSLLPPFKRRDVKYTFRFEEQVLVSLIGSTAEDVAVRLGIAAETVERIVKNRIEDAKAKQIDPQRKIERLGLDEISLRKGHKGYATILTDLTNGERPEILALSKGRDEAAGRACLERLSAQQRSAVRWHHTDMSAAYLKACGVHLPNSQSVIDRFHVAKKLGEVADDLRKKTIEPTSEV
- a CDS encoding class I SAM-dependent methyltransferase, with translation MKSTVEEIRRRFDLDVDRFSNLETGQSATIDAPLAMELVASAAAAATPNARHILDVGCGAGNYTLKVLQLLPEMDVTLIDLSQPMLERARERVSRATSGRINSIQGDIRETQLHDTKYDIIIAAAVLHHLRTDGEWHEVFSTFYRILRPGGSIWIFDLIESSIPSVQPIFWKKYGDYLTQLKNEIYRDHVFDYIAKEDTPKPLMYQLDLLRNVGFSQVEILHKNLCFAAFGAMKS
- a CDS encoding TIGR02996 domain-containing protein, with amino-acid sequence MRAEFFDDISSIFLRRICEHPFDSTLRSIYADWLEEQGHVAQADELRASGQLLIEFNLDELERFSDNTSNTSDLNLDGLFKLPANGKATRFCGTLTDFLIAVQFLFSYHPITEVILTNADKEFPELPQIIPRSSIQYELSYKIDLHFLPEEILRHIKFGMPKGFQIFQFESKRFAHTAISRACVDYGRELVGLPKIDWEDIP
- a CDS encoding ABC-F family ATP-binding cassette domain-containing protein, translating into MTLLLTAREISKSYAHKSLFTHLNIDLRAGEKIGLIGPNGAGKSTLLKILAGLETADEGERTLRRGSRVGYLAQDDVFPPNQTCEEVVIAGLANDNLEEHEKSTRAAIALTQVGFADTEQKAETLSGGWRKRLSMARELARQPDFLLMDEPTNHLDLPGVIWLEKLLRSASFGYLAATHDRAFLRAIADEVIEINRSYPEGVFRVAGCYDDFAEKKEAFLEAQEKFRDAVANQVRRETDWLGHKARARTRKASSRIQAAADRREQLSELNYRTASQQSAGIDFAATGRQTKKLLTATGISKSLGGKKLFSNLDVMLIPGMKLGLLGANGSGKSTILKIIAGQMESDTGTVVRAEGLRTEVFEQGRSSLDLSLSLRKSLTPNSDTVMFRDQPVHVASWARRFLFSPEQLELELSAFSGGEQARVRLAQLMLRPADILLLDEPTNDLDIPALEMLEENLEEFPGALVMVSHDRDLLDRICTEVIGLDGLGNAAAYGSVDQWLKVYEKAQSAIKTEANKAASKAASSSSSSKSKKLSYKEQQEFDGIEAKILQAEQNVAVREAEVEKASNSGHAVLNDACKQLEEAQRAVEKLYARWSELEAKKNSG
- a CDS encoding M28 family peptidase yields the protein MLVYRRLALPVLCLWGLFASTSKLPAQEAAKTGPFSIDRIKTDVKYLSSDLLQGRGVGTRGEELATDYIAEQFKKAGLKPMVGKASYFQPVPLVTVTTTPTTTLSFSKGNDITLLKLEDEFAGMSYSQKDEDFEAEAIFVGHGITAPEFDWDDYKDVDVKGKVVVLFTNEPPSDDPKFFAGKALTYYGRWTYKYEEATRRGAKAALIIHTAETAGYPYGVVKKLTGAQIQHEENAPALAFAGWLSSTAGDKVLGSIGLNVDTALKQANTKGFKAKSLGITVKGHIASTVKKVSSKNVVGLVEGSDPELKSEIVLFTAHWDHLGVGKSSVGGEAIFNGALDNASGCGILIEMARTWASLNPKPKRSALFLATTAEESGLLGALYYSQHPLIPLGRTAMNFNFDTVSPIGEPESIVLSGAERTTSWSILQNIAAKHHLEIEPDKRSHLGYYYRSDHFAMARGGVPAFSVGRGEKIKGKPADFAKKASEDFIANIYHSPNDKYKEEWDFTGYPVLMGFALDAAKEIANAKSMPTWNPGDEFLEARIKSGVK